AAAAAAGGCCAAGTTCTTAAAGAAGTTATTGTTACTGCGAATAAAGAGAAAAAGCCGGTTTCTGCTCTAAGATCAGGTTTGAAACCAATGGATACTCCACAAAGTGTACAAGTAATAGGCGCTGAAATTATTGGACAACAACAAAGCATCCGATTGAGTGATGTCGTAAAAAATGTAAACGGTGTGTATGTTGGTTCTGCTCGTGGTGGCGCACAAGAATCGTTTTTTTCACGCGGATATGATATGTCTGCCAATAATATGTTTAAAAACGGATTCCGCTATAATGCAGGTTCTATTCCTGAAGTTTCTTCCTTAGAAAAAGTCGAGGTTTTAAAAGGGAGTGCTGCTTTATTATTTGGAAATGTAGCTCCGGGAGGAATATTGAATATGGTGACAAAATCACCTTCTTTCAAAAAAGGGGGAGAAATCAGCATGCAAATGGGAAGTTATTCGTTTTACAAACCTTCAATAGACATCTACGGTCCATTAAATAATACAATTGCCTACCGATTCAATGGTTCTTATGAAAATTCAGAAAGCTTTAGAGATGTTGTAAAAAGAGAACGTTATTATGTTAATCCGTCGGTTCTTTTTAAAGTGAGCGGTAAAACGGAAATTACTTTGCAAGGAGATTATTTACATGACGATTGGACGCCTGATTTTGGAACAGGAATCATCGGTAAAGAAATTGTTGATCTTCCTCGTAACTTATATTTAGGTGCGAATTGGTCTAACGGACAAACAAAACAATCATCGGTTTCCGGATTGGTAAATCATGAATTTAGTAAAAATTGGAAATTGAATTTCAATACTTCTTTTCAAAATTACAGCCGAACTTCAAAAGGAACTGAGCGTGTTCAACCTGCCGCAAATGGTGATTGGAGCAGACCTCTTGGACAAAACAAAAATTTAGAACAAATCATTGGAGAGCAATTGAGTTTACAAGGATGTTTTACTACCGGAAAAATCAAACATCAATTATTCACCGGTGTTGATTTTGAAAACTCTTTTGCGCAAGCGTACACATTCACTTTTAGCCCGACTATATACGGAAGCGGGAATATTTTTGATTTCGAAAATTTTAATCAAGGAACCGGAATTCCTGACGGGACGAATACCAGAATAGTAAAAACAACAACCAATCGTTTTGGAGTTTATGCTCAGGATTTAATCTCGATTACTGAACAGTTCAAAGTATTGGCAGGATTGCGTTGGTCTTGGCAAGAAGCTCAAGTTGATACGCACGATTTGACTAAAACTCCGGTGGTTATCACGGAAGCTAATAAGCTTAAAGATCTTGCTTTTTCTCCAAAATTAGGACTTGTATTTCAACCTACAAAAAACATGTCTTTATTTGCAAGTTATGCCAACTCTTTTACACCAAACACAGGAACAACGGTTCAAGGTGATGCAATAGAACCTTCTATCATTGACCAGTTTGAAGTTGGGGTTAAAAAAGATTTTTGGAGAGGAATCTTGAGTACAAATGTTACTTTATACCAAATTGTAAACAGCAATTTAGCTCAAACTGCCCAATTTAAAGCAGACGGTTCAGACAATACGGATACCTCAATCAAAGTTTTGAGTGGTGAAACAACCAGCAAAGGAATTGAAATTGACATTACTGCTAAACCAACAGCTGGTTTAAATATTACCGCAGGTTACAGTTATAATGACATGCGTTACACTAAAACTTCGGGATTAAACGGCAGCTTTATCGAAGGAGACCGCTTGGTTAGAACTCCAGCAAATACAGCTAATTTAAGCTTTTTCTACACCTTGCCTTCAGGGGTTTTAAAAGGGGTGTCTTTTGGAACTATGGCTAATTATATAGGGAATCGAGTAGGAGGATGGAACAGTCAAATTGTAATTAATCCAACCACTCAGGTGCAAACTATTAATGACAGAGAAATTCCGCTTGAAGGCTACACAACAATAGATTTGTCTGCAGGATATGAGTGGAAACAATTTTCGATTTTGTGTAAACTATCCAATATTACTAATGAGTTGAATTATACCGTACACGAAAATTATAGTGTGAACCCAATTGCACCTCGCCAAGTGATGACCAGCATAAAATATAAATTCTAATTGCCCCCTTATTATTTATAACTGCGTCAACCATTAGAAAAGACTAATCTTATTAAACATGAAAAAAATTAACTTTCGGAATTTACATCGCGATTTAGGGTATTTCTATATCGGACTCATTGTTTCTTTCGCTTTCTCCGGACTTTTGATGAACCACAGAGAAGCGTGGCATCCTGATAAATATACGACTCAAACCAAAGCGATTGAAGTCAAATTGCCTGCCGAAAGTGAAATCAATGAGCAGTTTGCGGAAGATTTAGGAAAACAACTGGGCATTCAAGACAAAATGAGACGGCACATGGTTAAGAAAGGAGAATTTAAAATATCCTTCGAAAACAATGACGTTGAAATTGATATGAAAACCGGAAAAGGGGAGATTGTCACTTTTATAAAAACGCCAATCATCAGTCAAACAATGAAACTACACAAAAGCACCTCTAATTTCTGGATTTACTATTCTGATATTTTTGCGATAAGCCTTATCATCATTGCGTTGACTGGTACGATAATGGTAAAAGCCGGAAAATTCAGTTGGAAGCAAAGAGGATGGAAACTAGCAGTTGCCGGAGTTGTTTTTCCTTTATTATTCTTAATTATATTCGGTTAAATAATAGGTTTTTGGTTTGTTAAAATCCGTGGTGACACGGATTTTTTTTGTTTAAATCCATCTGGAATTTCTAACTTCTAATAGTATTCAGTTATTTGGTGGCTTCTTTATTGATATTCATTAATCAATTGGTACTTTTTATCAATTGATAAATACTAAGTGCTTATTTATTAATGTTTTTTATTAAAATATAGAGGGTTAGTTGTTTATTTTTTGATGAATTTCAATTGAATTTTAATGAGATTTATATATGCATTGATGAATTTCATCAATTGATAGGTAGTTTTAATTGATTTTTAAATGTTGAATAAAAAAAATCCCATCTCCTTTTACAGGAAATGGGATTGTTAATTCTAAAGGTTTTAACGGTTATTTCAACCCCGCCAAACTATGTTCTATTGTTTCAATTTTTGCCAAAGCATCGGTTTCTTTTTGTCTTTCGTTTGCCAATACTTTCTCCGGCGCACCAGCTACAAATTTCTCATTTGCGAGTTTATTTTGAACTGATTTCAAGAAACCTTGCGTGTAAACCAATTCAGCAGTAAGTTTAGCAATCTCCGCTTCTACGTCAATATTTCCAGTGATTGGGATGAAATACTCATTCGATTTTACACGGAAAGATAACGCACCGTCCACTTTATCCGAAACATATTCTAGTGAAGTGATGTTTCCTAATTTGGTCACAACCGAATCAAAATAAGTCGAAACGTTGTCATTATTCACCACCTTCAATTCAATAGTATCTTTGAACGGAATGTTCTTGTCTTTACGAATCGTTCTAATTCCGGAAATCACTTCGATGGTGTTTTCAAAATCAGCAATTAATCCTGCATTAAATGGTTTTATTGCTGGCCAATTCGAAACGATTAAAGCTTCTTCCGGCGTTCTTTCGGCAAGAATTTGCCAAATTTCCTCTGTCAGGAACGGCATAAACGGATGCAATAATTTCAAGTTATTTTCTAACATTTCAATGGCTTTCGCCAAAGTTACGCTGTCAATTGGTTGTTGGTAGGCCGGTTTTATCATTTCAAGGAACCAAGAACAGAAATCGTCCCAAACCAATTTATAAATCCCCATCAACGCATCAGAAATTCTGTATTTCTCGAAATTATCTTCAATTTCAAGAAGGGTTTGTTGCAATTTTGCTTCATACCATTCAATTGCCACTTTTGAAGATTCCGGTTGCGGAATTGTTTCCGAAACTTCCCAACCTTTGATTAGTTTAAAAGCATTCCAGATTTTATTGGTAAACGCTTTTCCTTGATTACACAATTCTTCGTCGAACATAATATCGTTTCCTGCAGAAGCGCTCAAAAGCAATCCTACACGAACTCCGTCTGCTCCAAATTTCTCAATCAAATCTAAAGGATCAGGAGAATTTCCTAATGATTTAGACATTTTACGACGTTGTTTGTCACGAACTAAACCAGTCAAATATACATTGGTAAATGGTTTTTTGCCCGTATATTCATATCCTGCAATAATCATTCGCGCCACCCAGAAAAACAAAATATCTGGTCCGGTCACTAAATCATTCGTTGGATAATAGTATTTAAAATCTTCGTTTTCAGGATTCATAATTCCTCCAAAAACAGACATTGGCCACAGCCAAGACGAAAACCAAGTATCTAATGCATCAACATCTTGTTTTAAGTCAGCAGTTGTAAGGTGTAAGTTTTTAGTTCTTTCTTTGGCTAAAGCCAAAGCATCTTCTATGTTTTCGGCAACCACGAAATCTTCTTTTCCATCGCCATAGAAATACGCCGGAATTTGTTGTCCCCACCACAATTGACGGGAAATATTCCAGTCGCGAATGTTGTTTAACCAATGCGCGTACGTATTATTAAAACGTGCCGGATGCAATTTGATTTCACCGTCTTCTAATACCGATTTAATTGCCGGTTTCACCAAATCTTCCATTTTCAAGAACCATTGGTCTGATAAACGAGGTTCGATTACGGCTTTGGTTCTTTCGGAAGTTCCTACTTTATTTAAGTGTGTTTCGGTTTTGGCCAAAGCGCCGATGGTTTCTAATTCTTTGGCGACAGCCTCACGAACCACAAAACGATCTTGTCCTTGGTAGTGTAATCCAAAACTATTCAGCGTAGCATCTTCGTTGAAAATATCAATAATCTCCAAATTGTGTTTTTCGCCTAAGGTTTTGTCATTCATATCGTGAGCCGGAGTCACTTTCAAACAACCAGTTCCAAATTCGATATCAACATATTCATCTTCGATAATTGGAATTACTCTTCCACAAATAGGCACAATCGCTTTTTTACCTTTCAAATGGGCAAAACGTTCGTCATTTGGATTAATACAAATCGCGGTATCTCCAAAAATAGTTTCCGGACGCGTTGTTGCAATCGTCAAGAAATCTTCACTTCCTTCGATTTTATATTGTAAGAAATATAGTTTTCCTTGTTGTTCTTCATAAATTACTTCTTCATCAGACAAAGTCGTTTTGGCTTCGGGATCCCAGTTTACCATTCGGTATCCGCGATAAATCAATCCTTTGTTGTATAAATCCACAAAAGAACGAATTACTGATGCTGACATATCAGGATCCATAGTAAACTTGGTTCTGTCCCAATCACAAGAGCATCCCAATTGCTTGAGTTGTTCCAGAATTACTCCTCCATATTTGTCTGTCCATTCCCAGGCATGCGCCAAAAATTCTTCCCGAGTCAAATCATTTTTATTGATTCCTTCGGCTTTTAACTTCGCTACAACCTTAGCTTCTGTTGCAATTGAGGCGTGATCTGTTCCCGGTACCCAGCAGGCGTTGAAGCCTTTTAGACGCGCTCTTCGTATTAATACATCTTGAATGGTGTTGTTCAACATGTGTCCCATGTGTAAAACGCCAGTCACATTAGGTGGTGGAATTACAATGGTATATGGTGTTCTATGATCTGGTTCTGAGTGAAAATAATTGTTTTTCATCCAGTAGTCATACCACTTGTTTTCAATAGTCTTAGCGTCGAATTGTGCAGGAATTGTCATTTTATTGTGGAATTTGATGATTCGGTTAATTGGTCAATCAGTTATATAATTAATAGATTAAACAGTTAGCCATTACCTTTGGTCTGATTTTTGTATTTTATTGGGCACAAAAGTAAATAATTAAGTACAGTATAAAAAGAGAAATAAAAATTTGTGCGTTAATTAAAAGAAAGTAACTTTACTAAATCAATTAAAAAAAATGAAATGAAAAAAATAATCACTTTAATAGCATTCGTATTTATCAGTACTATCAGTTTTGCTCAAAATGGACCGAAAATTGAATTTTCCGCAAAAGATAATACCATTGATTACGGAAAAATTTCAAAAGGAAGTGATTCTGGTATGCGAGTATTCGAATTTACAAATACCGGAAATTCGCCCTTGATTATTACCGATGTATTATCAACTTGCGGATGTACTGTTCCTACGAAACCGAAAGATCCAATTATGCCTGGGAAAAAAGGAAAAATTGAAATCAAATACAATATGGCGCCAGGTCCAATTCGTAAAACCATTACTGTAGAGTCTAATGCAGTAAACGTTGATGGTGGTAGAGTGGCCTTAAAAATAAAAGGTGAAGTAATTACCAATTAATTTTTCAATACAAGATATTAAACGCTTTTTGATTTTTCAAAAGGCGTTTTTTTTTTATAAAATATCTGTCAGCAGGAATTTGAATGATAAAATTTGACTGTTTCGTTCCACTTCAATAGTAATCCATTTTTCTTCTTCGGGTTTTAAAAGTGAATTAATTTCCTGCAACGTGTATCTGTAGGCTTTGACTTTATTAATGCTGACAATGATATCCCCTTTTTGCAAACCGGAAAGCGCAGCTGTAGAATCTTCCCTTAAATTTAAAATCTGATACACCGGTTTCAATTCAAATTTATATCTAAAATCATTTGTAATACTGATAGCTCCGGGATCAATATCTCCAGCATCACTAGGAACTGTTTGTAGTTTAACTGTTTCCTGAACCCATTGTAAACCATGATGTTGTATTTCGATGCCACTTTTATTATAGGTAAAAGGGGTGTAGAAATCATTGTTTTTCTTCAGATACAGGAATTTATTCGGATAGTCAAAAACCAAGGTAAAGCGTTTCAATATTTCACCACCAACAGAACCCAAACGGCCCGGTATCATTTTTACGTTTTTTATCGAACTGGTATCCGGAAAAGCCACTATAGGATTTTTAAATTCAAATCCATTCAAAGAAAATTGATCGATTCGGGCTCTTTTTCCAAAAACTTCACCACTAAAACCTTGTCCTAAGTAATCTTCAAAATTTTTCTCGGGTATTTGTATCGCTTTCGAAAGATTCTGAAAAAGCCAAAGTGCATCGCTGTTGCCAATATCAATTAATAATTTAGCCGGTAATTCAACTTCTTTAAGAATGATTTTAGTCATTAAATAAGGCTTGTTTTTTTCAAGGGTAATAGGGATTTTAGTGTACTTTTTTGCTGATTTATTTCTGTTTTTTTCGTTGTTGTTATAAATGACAACTTTCTTTTTTTCGTAGTTAATTTCTACTAAATTATTTTTTAAAAAGTTGTAGCCTATAATCCCATTTACAGGGATTCCCACATGAGAAGAAAGATTAAAATCTTGATTTAAAATGACGTAAAGGGTATGGTTTGTAGATTTTATTCCGTGGGATTCTAATATATTGCGGGTTGATTTTAGGCCTTCAACAGCATCTGAACTGCCAAGTCCTCGTAAGGTTATTTTTTCAACATTAAAAAAACTGACTTCTTTTTTGTCTTCCAGACCAAACAAAATGGTTTCTTCGACTCCGGAATCCAGCAAGAAATTCAATTCTATACCATTCACTTTGATGGGGATAAAGATGAGATTGTTAATTAACTTAAAAGGAATACTGACCTTTTTATTTTGGCTGACAAAATGAAATTCATCCTGAGCTAAAAGGGGTAGGGCAAAAACAAGTAGGAAAAATATTGAGATTGTATTTTTCATTTGGAATCATTTTAATAAAATTACACAAAAAATGGATAAATTGTATGGATTTTATAACAAATACGCTTTGGTTTTGCAGAAATTTTCGAAAAAAAAATGCAATTTTGCACTTCAATAATTGAAACATGCCAGAAATATCAAACAGAGGCAAACAAATGCCTGAGTCACCAATACGAAAATTGGCCCCTTTT
This region of Flavobacterium lacustre genomic DNA includes:
- a CDS encoding TonB-dependent siderophore receptor; the encoded protein is MKYILFPTLTLLFSLSVFAQETANVSDDSKYDETVTSPFDTVKNKKGQVLKEVIVTANKEKKPVSALRSGLKPMDTPQSVQVIGAEIIGQQQSIRLSDVVKNVNGVYVGSARGGAQESFFSRGYDMSANNMFKNGFRYNAGSIPEVSSLEKVEVLKGSAALLFGNVAPGGILNMVTKSPSFKKGGEISMQMGSYSFYKPSIDIYGPLNNTIAYRFNGSYENSESFRDVVKRERYYVNPSVLFKVSGKTEITLQGDYLHDDWTPDFGTGIIGKEIVDLPRNLYLGANWSNGQTKQSSVSGLVNHEFSKNWKLNFNTSFQNYSRTSKGTERVQPAANGDWSRPLGQNKNLEQIIGEQLSLQGCFTTGKIKHQLFTGVDFENSFAQAYTFTFSPTIYGSGNIFDFENFNQGTGIPDGTNTRIVKTTTNRFGVYAQDLISITEQFKVLAGLRWSWQEAQVDTHDLTKTPVVITEANKLKDLAFSPKLGLVFQPTKNMSLFASYANSFTPNTGTTVQGDAIEPSIIDQFEVGVKKDFWRGILSTNVTLYQIVNSNLAQTAQFKADGSDNTDTSIKVLSGETTSKGIEIDITAKPTAGLNITAGYSYNDMRYTKTSGLNGSFIEGDRLVRTPANTANLSFFYTLPSGVLKGVSFGTMANYIGNRVGGWNSQIVINPTTQVQTINDREIPLEGYTTIDLSAGYEWKQFSILCKLSNITNELNYTVHENYSVNPIAPRQVMTSIKYKF
- a CDS encoding PepSY-associated TM helix domain-containing protein, which gives rise to MKKINFRNLHRDLGYFYIGLIVSFAFSGLLMNHREAWHPDKYTTQTKAIEVKLPAESEINEQFAEDLGKQLGIQDKMRRHMVKKGEFKISFENNDVEIDMKTGKGEIVTFIKTPIISQTMKLHKSTSNFWIYYSDIFAISLIIIALTGTIMVKAGKFSWKQRGWKLAVAGVVFPLLFLIIFG
- a CDS encoding valine--tRNA ligase, which encodes MTIPAQFDAKTIENKWYDYWMKNNYFHSEPDHRTPYTIVIPPPNVTGVLHMGHMLNNTIQDVLIRRARLKGFNACWVPGTDHASIATEAKVVAKLKAEGINKNDLTREEFLAHAWEWTDKYGGVILEQLKQLGCSCDWDRTKFTMDPDMSASVIRSFVDLYNKGLIYRGYRMVNWDPEAKTTLSDEEVIYEEQQGKLYFLQYKIEGSEDFLTIATTRPETIFGDTAICINPNDERFAHLKGKKAIVPICGRVIPIIEDEYVDIEFGTGCLKVTPAHDMNDKTLGEKHNLEIIDIFNEDATLNSFGLHYQGQDRFVVREAVAKELETIGALAKTETHLNKVGTSERTKAVIEPRLSDQWFLKMEDLVKPAIKSVLEDGEIKLHPARFNNTYAHWLNNIRDWNISRQLWWGQQIPAYFYGDGKEDFVVAENIEDALALAKERTKNLHLTTADLKQDVDALDTWFSSWLWPMSVFGGIMNPENEDFKYYYPTNDLVTGPDILFFWVARMIIAGYEYTGKKPFTNVYLTGLVRDKQRRKMSKSLGNSPDPLDLIEKFGADGVRVGLLLSASAGNDIMFDEELCNQGKAFTNKIWNAFKLIKGWEVSETIPQPESSKVAIEWYEAKLQQTLLEIEDNFEKYRISDALMGIYKLVWDDFCSWFLEMIKPAYQQPIDSVTLAKAIEMLENNLKLLHPFMPFLTEEIWQILAERTPEEALIVSNWPAIKPFNAGLIADFENTIEVISGIRTIRKDKNIPFKDTIELKVVNNDNVSTYFDSVVTKLGNITSLEYVSDKVDGALSFRVKSNEYFIPITGNIDVEAEIAKLTAELVYTQGFLKSVQNKLANEKFVAGAPEKVLANERQKETDALAKIETIEHSLAGLK
- a CDS encoding DUF1573 domain-containing protein, giving the protein MKKIITLIAFVFISTISFAQNGPKIEFSAKDNTIDYGKISKGSDSGMRVFEFTNTGNSPLIITDVLSTCGCTVPTKPKDPIMPGKKGKIEIKYNMAPGPIRKTITVESNAVNVDGGRVALKIKGEVITN
- a CDS encoding PDZ domain-containing protein, which translates into the protein MKNTISIFFLLVFALPLLAQDEFHFVSQNKKVSIPFKLINNLIFIPIKVNGIELNFLLDSGVEETILFGLEDKKEVSFFNVEKITLRGLGSSDAVEGLKSTRNILESHGIKSTNHTLYVILNQDFNLSSHVGIPVNGIIGYNFLKNNLVEINYEKKKVVIYNNNEKNRNKSAKKYTKIPITLEKNKPYLMTKIILKEVELPAKLLIDIGNSDALWLFQNLSKAIQIPEKNFEDYLGQGFSGEVFGKRARIDQFSLNGFEFKNPIVAFPDTSSIKNVKMIPGRLGSVGGEILKRFTLVFDYPNKFLYLKKNNDFYTPFTYNKSGIEIQHHGLQWVQETVKLQTVPSDAGDIDPGAISITNDFRYKFELKPVYQILNLREDSTAALSGLQKGDIIVSINKVKAYRYTLQEINSLLKPEEEKWITIEVERNSQILSFKFLLTDIL